The following are encoded together in the Anoplopoma fimbria isolate UVic2021 breed Golden Eagle Sablefish chromosome 13, Afim_UVic_2022, whole genome shotgun sequence genome:
- the ccdc117 gene encoding coiled-coil domain-containing protein 117 isoform X1 has translation MYPCISSKHFTDWITMHHPAPTSSDLGFLPAMYSFSGPTSLPEFDLGSPSTSGHLQRATLSNNSWETRSLRKHRRRVEDEACTAKRRRLMFEAEADISEKSNTSPRHDWPTVNSCPPVPALPQPCPASQILTSRQPSSALPRPEVESSCMEIESAQRKLQEIEDRITLEDDDEDEDLDLEPAPRRPVLVISDSLKEGLQRGISDILPHTVAQSVSHSCMELVLWRPPDDPFCRKRKGSLQKQRKQQTVSRQPPTPCPSPAPHSPLSPSSPPADTKSALYSFPVAHSSGEEDMEM, from the exons ATGTACCCGTGTATCTCTTCAAAACATTTCACCGACTGGATCACCATGCATCACCCAGCTCCCACAAGCAGTGATCTGGGGTTTCTGCCAGCCATGTATTCATTTTCAGGCCCCACAAGCCTTCCTGAATTTGACCTCGGATCTCCAAGCACGTCTGGTCACCTTCAGAGAGCAACTCTATCTAACAA CAGCTGGGAGACCAGATCCCTTAGAAAGCACAGGAGGAGAGTTGAAGATGA GGCATGCACTGCTAAAAGAAGGAGGCTAATGTTCGAGGCAGAAGCGGACATTTCAGAGAAGTCAAACACTAGCCCTCGTCATGACTGGCCTACAGTCAACAGCTGCCCTCCTGTGCCTGCACTTCCGCAGCCCTGTCCTGCATCTCAGATCTTGACTTCGCGGCAgccctcctctgctcttcccCGTCCTGAGGTAGAGAGCTCCTGCATGGAGATAGAGTCGGCTCAGAGGAAACTTCAGGAGATCGAAGACAG AATAACActggaggatgatgatgaggatgaagatctGGATTTGGAGCCAGCCCCGAGACGGCCGGTGTTGGTGATCTCTGACAGTTTGAAGGAGGGTCTACAGCGCGGCATCAGCGACATCCTACCGCACACGGTAGCCCAGTCTGT GAGCCATTCCTGCATGGAGTTGGTGTTGTGGCGGCCGCCAGACGATCCCTTCTGTCGCAAGCGAAAGGGCTCATTACAGAAACAACGTAAACAACAGACAGTATCTCGGCAACCCCCAACTCCATGTCCATCTCCCGCCCCTCACAGTCCTCTCAGCCCCTCCAGTCcacctgcagacacaaaatCTGCTCTGTACAGCTTTCCTGTGGCCCACAGCTCTGGAGAGGAGGACATGGAAATGTAA
- the ccdc117 gene encoding coiled-coil domain-containing protein 117 isoform X2, with amino-acid sequence MYPCISSKHFTDWITMHHPAPTSSDLGFLPAMYSFSGPTSLPEFDLGSPSTSGHLQRATLSNNWETRSLRKHRRRVEDEACTAKRRRLMFEAEADISEKSNTSPRHDWPTVNSCPPVPALPQPCPASQILTSRQPSSALPRPEVESSCMEIESAQRKLQEIEDRITLEDDDEDEDLDLEPAPRRPVLVISDSLKEGLQRGISDILPHTVAQSVSHSCMELVLWRPPDDPFCRKRKGSLQKQRKQQTVSRQPPTPCPSPAPHSPLSPSSPPADTKSALYSFPVAHSSGEEDMEM; translated from the exons ATGTACCCGTGTATCTCTTCAAAACATTTCACCGACTGGATCACCATGCATCACCCAGCTCCCACAAGCAGTGATCTGGGGTTTCTGCCAGCCATGTATTCATTTTCAGGCCCCACAAGCCTTCCTGAATTTGACCTCGGATCTCCAAGCACGTCTGGTCACCTTCAGAGAGCAACTCTATCTAACAA CTGGGAGACCAGATCCCTTAGAAAGCACAGGAGGAGAGTTGAAGATGA GGCATGCACTGCTAAAAGAAGGAGGCTAATGTTCGAGGCAGAAGCGGACATTTCAGAGAAGTCAAACACTAGCCCTCGTCATGACTGGCCTACAGTCAACAGCTGCCCTCCTGTGCCTGCACTTCCGCAGCCCTGTCCTGCATCTCAGATCTTGACTTCGCGGCAgccctcctctgctcttcccCGTCCTGAGGTAGAGAGCTCCTGCATGGAGATAGAGTCGGCTCAGAGGAAACTTCAGGAGATCGAAGACAG AATAACActggaggatgatgatgaggatgaagatctGGATTTGGAGCCAGCCCCGAGACGGCCGGTGTTGGTGATCTCTGACAGTTTGAAGGAGGGTCTACAGCGCGGCATCAGCGACATCCTACCGCACACGGTAGCCCAGTCTGT GAGCCATTCCTGCATGGAGTTGGTGTTGTGGCGGCCGCCAGACGATCCCTTCTGTCGCAAGCGAAAGGGCTCATTACAGAAACAACGTAAACAACAGACAGTATCTCGGCAACCCCCAACTCCATGTCCATCTCCCGCCCCTCACAGTCCTCTCAGCCCCTCCAGTCcacctgcagacacaaaatCTGCTCTGTACAGCTTTCCTGTGGCCCACAGCTCTGGAGAGGAGGACATGGAAATGTAA
- the tcn2 gene encoding transcobalamin-2 produces MLSLVLIASLLAFASGKPCDTEGTNSELHLSLNKNLLRSLETQEGLPNPSVHLALRLSNYHNLAKESEHLNRLKNDLHNDIQSSLSSSQSVVGLLALYALALKSSCYDLSTVTFTVNEKSETLLTHLKKQMEDEKEHIAFSQRPLTNYYQYSLGVLALCASGIRVHNHVSNKLIKAVEHEHFKHGDSESIDTNAMAGMALQCVKDTGSHVQKAAELDTALSKIKQKLLASRRTDGHIGNEFSTGLAVQALMAMGTRVAECAASMEAMRTDARSNTYHNPMAISQILPALQQTSYLTVKSKECLNEDDTLVLEPIDPVVDLPSVSKVTVMVEVVASSGAAAVYSVDVPKGSSLLETLELLNGKNVGFTFEKESSLWGPFLSAVNREQARQSDRRYWHLSSDGTALNQGVNDFKIEAAQEITIKNTSY; encoded by the exons ATGCTGTCTTTGGTCCTAATCGCAAGCCTACTGGCTTTTGCCTCAGGTAAACCATGTg ATACGGAAGGAACCAACAGTGAGTTGCACCTGTCACTCAATAAGAATCTCCTTCGCTCTCTGGAGACACAGGAAGGACTCCCCAATCCCAGTGTCCACTTGGCATTACGGCTTTCCAATTACCACAACCTCGCCAAGGAGAGCGAACACCTGAATAGactgaaaaatgatttgcaCAATGACATTCAAAG TTCTCTCTCTAGCAGCCAGTCCGTTGTCGGCCTCTTAGCGCTGTATGCTCTGGCTTTGAAGTCCTCCTGCTATGACCTCAGCACAGTCACCTTCACAGTTAATGAGAAGAGTGAGACACTGCTGACTCACCTGAAGAAGCAGATGGAAGACGAAAAAGAGCATATTGCAT TCAGCCAACGCCCTTTGACCAACTATTACCAGTACTCTCTGGGTGTGCTTGCTCTCTGTGCTAGCGGCATCAGGGTCCACAACCATGTCAGCAACAAGCTCATCAAGGCAGTAGAACATGAACACTTCAAACATGGAGACTCTGAGAGTATTG ATACCAATGCCATGGCTGGAATGGCTCTCCAGTGTGTGAAGGACACTGGTTCTCATGTGCAAAAAGCTGCTGAGCTCGACACAGCCCTCAGCAAGATCAAGCAGAAGCTCTTGGCCTCTCGTAGGACTGACGGTCATATTGGCAATGAGTTCAGCACAGGGCTCGCAGTGCAA GCCTTAATGGCGATGGGAACCCGAGTTGCAGAGTGTGCTGCCTCAATGGAGGCCATGAGGACAGATGCCAGAAGCAACACATACCACAACCCCATGGCCATATCTCAGATCTTGCCAGCTCTCCAGCAGACATCCTACCTGACGGTTAAAAGCAAGGAGTGCCTCAATGAGGATG ACACTCTGGTGCTGGAGCCCATAGATCCTGTGGTGGATTTACCAAGCGTGTCCAAGGTGACGgtgatggtggaggtggtggcGTCCAGCGGGGCGGCTGCTGTTTACTCTGTGGATGTGCCAAAGGGGAGCTCTCTGTTGGAGACCCTTGAACTTCTCAACGGCAAAAATGTTGGCTTCAC GTTTGAGAAGGAGTCCAGCCTGTGGGGACCCTTCTTAAGTGCGGTGAACAGAGAGCAGGCCAGACAGAGCGACCGCAGATACTGGCACCTCTCCTCTGATGGCACTGCACTCAATCAGG gTGTCAATGATTTCAAGATTGAGGCTGCTCAAGAGATAACCATCAAAAACACAAGCTACTAG
- the dguok gene encoding deoxyguanosine kinase, mitochondrial isoform X1: protein MPVIMSAIYRLKLKTSLTQVVRFGYNVPPPQWMTPESLLRVGSTAITQTSNLSSMSMAKKARKSSVSCSRCLSSSSENGATRVKRVSIEGNIAVGKSTFARLLQSACPDWEVVAEPVSTWQNIKSGTLKGTAASPQATVSNLLQMMYQDPQRWSYTFQTFSCMSRLRTQLQPPPARLFSSEGTPVQVYERSIYSDRYIFALNMFELGCINSTEWAVYQDWHSLMVEQFGHQVELEGIIYLRAPPKKCMERLERRGRAEEKGVKLDYLDKLHVQHEKWLVEKSTELHFEKLKQIPVLQLDASVEFQSEPEVQEEFITKMRNFFNAL from the exons ATGCCTGTCATAATGTCTGCCATCTATCggttaaagttaaaaacaagtTTGACACAGGTCGTGAGATTTGGGTATAATGTGCCTCCTCCACAGTGGATGACACCTGAGAGCCTCCTGCGAGTTGGAAGCACAGCCATAACACAGACTAGTAACCTCAGTAGCATGAGCATGGCTAAGAAGGCAAGGAAAAGCAGTGTTTCTTGTTCAAGGTGCCTCTCGAGTTCAAGTGAGAATGGAGCAACTCGAGTGAAGAGGGTTTCTATCGAGGGCAAcattg CTGTCGGAAAGTCGACCTTTGCAAGACTCCTGCAGTCAGCTTGTCCAGACTGGGAGGTGGTGGCAGAACCTGTCAGCACGTGGCAGAACATTAAGAGTGGGACcttgaag GGGACAGCCGCGTCCCCGCAGGCGACAGTCAGCAACCTGCTGCAGATGATGTACCAGGACCCTCAGCGCTGGTCCTACACATTTCAGACGTTTTCCTGCATGAGCCGTCTGAGAACGCAGCTGCAGCCTCCTCCGGCTCGTCTGTTCAGCTCAGAGGGAACACCTGTCCAGGTGTATGAGCGCTCCATCTACAGCGACAG ATACATCTTTGCCCTGAACATGTTTGAGCTGGGTTGTATCAACTCTACAGAGTGGGCAGTCTACCAGGACTGGCACTCCCTCATGGTGGAACAGTTTGGACACCAGGTGGAGCTGGAGGGCATTATCTACCTCAGAGCTCCACCAAAG AAGTGTATGGAGCGTCTGGAGCGCCGGGGAAGGGCAGAGGAGAAAGGAGTGAAACTGGACTATCTGGATAAGCTGCATGTTCAACATGAGAAGTGGCTTGTTGAGAAAAGCACTGA ATTACATTTTGAGAAGTTGAAACAGATACCTGTTTTGCAACTGGATGCCAGTGTGGAGTTTCAGAGTGAGCCAGAGGTGCAGGAGGAATTTATAACAAag ATGAGGAACTTCTTCAATGCTTTATGA
- the dguok gene encoding deoxyguanosine kinase, mitochondrial isoform X2: protein MTPESLLRVGSTAITQTSNLSSMSMAKKARKSSVSCSRCLSSSSENGATRVKRVSIEGNIAVGKSTFARLLQSACPDWEVVAEPVSTWQNIKSGTLKGTAASPQATVSNLLQMMYQDPQRWSYTFQTFSCMSRLRTQLQPPPARLFSSEGTPVQVYERSIYSDRYIFALNMFELGCINSTEWAVYQDWHSLMVEQFGHQVELEGIIYLRAPPKKCMERLERRGRAEEKGVKLDYLDKLHVQHEKWLVEKSTELHFEKLKQIPVLQLDASVEFQSEPEVQEEFITKMRNFFNAL from the exons ATGACACCTGAGAGCCTCCTGCGAGTTGGAAGCACAGCCATAACACAGACTAGTAACCTCAGTAGCATGAGCATGGCTAAGAAGGCAAGGAAAAGCAGTGTTTCTTGTTCAAGGTGCCTCTCGAGTTCAAGTGAGAATGGAGCAACTCGAGTGAAGAGGGTTTCTATCGAGGGCAAcattg CTGTCGGAAAGTCGACCTTTGCAAGACTCCTGCAGTCAGCTTGTCCAGACTGGGAGGTGGTGGCAGAACCTGTCAGCACGTGGCAGAACATTAAGAGTGGGACcttgaag GGGACAGCCGCGTCCCCGCAGGCGACAGTCAGCAACCTGCTGCAGATGATGTACCAGGACCCTCAGCGCTGGTCCTACACATTTCAGACGTTTTCCTGCATGAGCCGTCTGAGAACGCAGCTGCAGCCTCCTCCGGCTCGTCTGTTCAGCTCAGAGGGAACACCTGTCCAGGTGTATGAGCGCTCCATCTACAGCGACAG ATACATCTTTGCCCTGAACATGTTTGAGCTGGGTTGTATCAACTCTACAGAGTGGGCAGTCTACCAGGACTGGCACTCCCTCATGGTGGAACAGTTTGGACACCAGGTGGAGCTGGAGGGCATTATCTACCTCAGAGCTCCACCAAAG AAGTGTATGGAGCGTCTGGAGCGCCGGGGAAGGGCAGAGGAGAAAGGAGTGAAACTGGACTATCTGGATAAGCTGCATGTTCAACATGAGAAGTGGCTTGTTGAGAAAAGCACTGA ATTACATTTTGAGAAGTTGAAACAGATACCTGTTTTGCAACTGGATGCCAGTGTGGAGTTTCAGAGTGAGCCAGAGGTGCAGGAGGAATTTATAACAAag ATGAGGAACTTCTTCAATGCTTTATGA
- the spaw gene encoding southpaw, with protein MEARVLTVFCTFLICSFGEVFSTQGQRYLKDFKTSLAFRNLSYNHRSRYPLYMMQLYRSFRTADFSPSLAVNAATMQGDNSSSHSSDTVLSLMAKGCHQVGERWTVTFDMSSISTRELVQQAELRIRLPAFSGSKRATVDLYHSRKQNCDLDSTSCQDEQLFLGSFGTSASSTKEGWKVFNVTALLKYWLYQAEGVSSQEASGEPELDLGSGAGDGGEITNQSLFKNLGMRQRKTDHPTKNRVMMVIFSKHHLPQEGQTAYSLIHTVENSKYVTMDRSSSDSQSRRHKRNRMERLRVAVGASPSPAAAEPAQKPLCRKIDMWVDFDHIGWDEWIVHPKRYNAFRCEGECPTPLDESFNPTNHAYMQSLLQHHHPERVSCPSCVPTRLSPLSMLYYENDDLALRHHEDMIVEECGCQ; from the exons ATGGAAGCCAGAGTCCTGACAGTTTTCTGCACATTCCTCATCTGTTCTTTTGGAGAGGTTTTCTCCACACAGGGGCAAAGATATCTCAAAGACTTCAAGACCAGTTTAGCATTCAGAAATCTGTCATATAATCATCGCAGCAGATATCCTCTATACATGATGCAGCTGTATCGCTCCTTCAGGACTGCCGATTTCTCCCCATCATTAGCTGTCAACGCCGCTACAATGCAAGGTGACAACTCGTCATCTCACAGTTCTGACACCGTCCTAAGTCTTATGGCCAAAG GTTGCCATCAAGTGGGTGAAAGGTGGACAGTCACGTTTGACATGTCATCCATCTCTACTAGAGAGCTTGTCCAGCAGGCAGAACTTCGGATCAGACTACCTGCTTTCTCTGGCTCTAAGCGTGCCACAGTGGATTTATACCACTCCAGGAAGCAGAATTGTGACCTGGACAGCACATCATGCCAGGATGAGCAACTTTTCTTGGGAAGTTTTGGCACATCAGCCAGCAGCACAAAGGAAGGTTGGAAGGTTTTTAATGTGACTGCTCTGTTAAAATACTGGCTGTACCAGGCAGAAGGAGTGTCCAGCCAAGAGGCCTCAGGAGAACCTGAGCTGGACCTTGGGAGCGGTGCTGGGGATGGAGGTGAGATCACTAACCAGTCCCTCTTCAAGAATTTGGGAATgaggcaaagaaaaacagaccaTCCAACCAAGAACAGGGTCATGATGGTGATCTTCTCCAAACATCACCTGCCCCAGGAAGGCCAAACAGCGTACAGTCTTATTCACACTGTGGAGAACTCCAAGTATGTGACGATGGACAGATCCAGCAGTGACAGTCAAAGTCGTCGCCACAAAAGGAACAGAATGGAGAGGTTGAGGGTGGCTGTAGGAGCTTCaccttctcctgcagcagcagagccgGCCCAGAAGCCTCTGTGTCGGAAGATAGACATGTGGGTGGACTTTGACCACATCGGCTGGGACGAGTGGATTGTGCACCCTAAGCGCTACAATGCATTTCGTTGTGAGGGAGAGTGTCCTACACCACTGGATGAGTCCTTCAACCCTACAAATCACGCATACATGCAG AGCCTCTTGCAACATCACCATCCAGAAAGAGTGTCCTGCCCGTCCTGTGTGCCAACGCGCCTCAGCCCTCTCTCCATGCTGTACTACGAGAACGATGATTTGGCCCTGCGGCATCATGAAGACATGATTGTTGAAGAGTGTGGATGTCAGTGA
- the LOC129101212 gene encoding eukaryotic translation initiation factor 4E-binding protein 1-like — protein sequence MSTDCQKTTAKAIPSTRRVTINDAAHMPHDYSTTPGGTLFSTTPGGTRIIYDRKFLLGCRSSPVAKTPPHGLPKIPGVTSPPSKDTNEKAHNGEPMNNNITAPDSSNTGDDSQFEMDI from the exons ATGTCCACTGACTGCCAGAAGACCACTGCCAAGGCCATCCCGTCGACCAGGAGGGTGACCATCAACGACGCGGCGCACATGCCCCACGACTACTCCACTACTCCCGGAGGCACCCTGTTCAGCACGACCCCGGGTG GTACCAGGATCATCTACGACCGAAAGTTCCTGCTGGGGTGTCGCAGCTCTCCGGTGGCAAAGACTCCTCCGCACGGTCTGCCCAAAATTCCAGGGGTGACCAGTCCTCCCTCCAAAGACACCAATGAGAAGGCCCATAATGGAGAACCAATGAACAACAACATCACTGCACCTGACAGCAGCAACACTG gtGATGACTCACAGTTTGAAATGGACATCTAG